Proteins found in one Deltaproteobacteria bacterium IMCC39524 genomic segment:
- a CDS encoding outer membrane beta-barrel protein, translating to MKSMKYVVVILFLSCSIWLSASDAEAVRTYGESVLIDVDNKGRETENPKALYADDIFGSQRGNWHPSLSLTGYWTDNLFETSTDEEEDFVTVVSPGLWLAFPARFDRPASVPVVTRAPGGLAYSLLDDTAEYGLFQVYAAYSANIERYKDFSDEDETTHNAEGKLGFYPGPKTRIELQHVFDENREDFSTGGGARDQEDKYTGNLTNLSVGYQLTHRLSLGVSGSYYDLDYNDKVNAAREREDTTFGGKVAFALTEKLDIFVEYVHVDIDYKSFNSNDSEENQAYAGLAWSVTEKTRGMAKIGYNKKDYDSQTPDEDELQVELQLGYRFSPKTDLTLRGLRKLNETDIVGTSGRLTHAVSGSVAYALTPKVSTSLNLGWQRDEYLENNAGPDRDDDYYNVGAAVSWQAQRWLTATCGYDLVDRDSNVNTYDYTTNTAYLSLSAAL from the coding sequence ATGAAGTCAATGAAATATGTCGTTGTAATACTGTTCCTTTCCTGTTCGATTTGGTTGTCGGCAAGCGATGCTGAAGCTGTGAGAACCTACGGGGAATCGGTTCTGATTGATGTTGATAATAAAGGCCGGGAAACGGAGAATCCAAAAGCTCTATATGCTGACGATATCTTCGGTTCGCAACGTGGTAACTGGCACCCGAGCTTAAGTCTCACCGGTTACTGGACGGACAACCTTTTCGAAACCTCGACCGATGAAGAAGAAGATTTTGTTACGGTTGTGTCGCCTGGACTATGGCTCGCCTTCCCGGCCCGTTTCGATCGTCCGGCGAGCGTGCCAGTGGTGACCAGGGCTCCCGGAGGTCTGGCTTACAGTTTGCTTGACGATACAGCAGAGTACGGTCTTTTTCAGGTCTACGCAGCCTATTCGGCCAACATAGAAAGATATAAGGACTTTTCCGACGAAGATGAAACCACTCACAATGCAGAAGGCAAGCTTGGTTTTTACCCCGGCCCCAAAACCAGGATCGAACTGCAGCACGTGTTTGATGAGAACCGTGAAGACTTTTCGACCGGAGGTGGTGCGCGTGACCAAGAGGATAAGTATACCGGCAACCTGACCAACCTCAGTGTTGGTTACCAGTTGACCCATCGCTTAAGCCTGGGCGTGTCTGGTAGTTACTACGACCTCGACTACAATGATAAGGTTAATGCGGCCCGTGAACGTGAAGACACGACTTTTGGCGGCAAGGTTGCTTTCGCGCTAACCGAAAAGCTCGATATCTTTGTCGAATACGTGCATGTTGATATCGACTATAAGTCGTTCAACAGTAACGATAGTGAAGAAAACCAGGCCTACGCAGGTCTCGCCTGGTCTGTGACTGAGAAAACCCGCGGCATGGCGAAGATAGGTTACAATAAAAAAGATTACGATAGTCAAACTCCTGATGAAGATGAACTTCAGGTGGAGTTGCAGCTCGGCTACCGATTCTCCCCCAAAACGGATCTGACTCTGCGTGGTCTGCGCAAGTTGAATGAAACAGACATTGTTGGCACTTCGGGCCGTTTGACTCATGCTGTGTCTGGTTCCGTGGCTTATGCCTTGACTCCGAAGGTTTCGACCTCTCTAAACCTTGGCTGGCAGCGCGATGAGTACCTTGAAAACAACGCTGGCCCGGATCGCGATGATGACTACTACAATGTTGGCGCTGCGGTGAGTTGGCAAGCACAACGTTGGTTGACCGCCACTTGCGGGTATGACCTGGTTGACCGTGATTCCAATGTCAATACTTATGATTACACCACGAATACCGCCTACCTCAGTTTGTCGGCGGCGCTTTAA
- a CDS encoding polysaccharide export protein yields the protein MTRFVLIALLLLTSCWSSVFAATDDYHLGEGDVLRVGVYDHQDLSLTARIGGDGTILFPLIGQVEIAGLTAAEAGQKISRLLADGYIINPQVSIFIEQFRNRKVVMMGAVTNPGLYELSGPTTLLELISKTGGLNSESGEIATIHRQQQAEGSDELIQVDLKQLLEEGARDLDVLLRDGDNIFIAKADLVYVTGHVNNTDAYAVDDESTVLMMITRAGGFSKLAAKSRIRVVRKVGDEEKIFEKVPMNMPVLPGDVIVVPESIF from the coding sequence ATGACAAGGTTCGTTCTGATTGCCCTGTTGCTGCTGACGTCTTGCTGGAGTTCAGTATTTGCTGCAACGGATGATTACCACCTCGGTGAAGGAGACGTCCTGAGAGTGGGGGTTTATGATCATCAGGATCTCTCTCTGACAGCTCGAATCGGCGGTGACGGAACAATTTTATTCCCCCTGATCGGTCAGGTTGAAATCGCCGGCCTGACCGCTGCGGAGGCCGGGCAGAAGATCTCCCGGTTATTGGCTGATGGCTACATCATCAACCCGCAGGTTTCGATTTTTATTGAACAATTCCGTAACCGTAAAGTGGTGATGATGGGCGCTGTGACCAACCCCGGCCTTTACGAACTCTCCGGGCCGACCACTTTGCTGGAGTTGATCTCGAAGACTGGCGGTCTGAATAGTGAGTCGGGTGAAATAGCGACGATCCATCGTCAACAGCAAGCGGAGGGCTCCGATGAATTGATTCAGGTCGACCTGAAGCAACTGCTCGAAGAGGGGGCGCGCGATCTGGATGTTCTCCTGCGTGATGGCGACAATATCTTTATTGCCAAAGCAGATCTGGTTTATGTGACCGGGCATGTTAATAACACCGATGCTTATGCGGTTGATGACGAAAGTACCGTGCTGATGATGATTACCAGGGCCGGAGGTTTCAGTAAACTTGCCGCCAAGAGCCGTATCAGAGTGGTTCGCAAGGTCGGTGATGAGGAGAAAATCTTCGAGAAGGTTCCGATGAACATGCCAGTTCTTCCGGGCGATGTGATCGTGGTGCCGGAGAGCATCTTTTAG